The stretch of DNA GGAAAAGGCGCTGCAACAGGCGGGTTTTCAGCGCGAGATGCTTCCTGTTGTCAAAGGTTCGACGGTGGATAGAACGTCCGAAGAGGCGCAGCGAGAACAAGAACAGTTGAAGGCGGAATTGGAGCAATTGAACGGCAAGCTCAAGACGATCGCGGCGGAGCTCGCCCCCACCCTGGCTGAGATCGAGGAATTTGCGGATATGGAGTGCCAACTTCTGGAGGCAAGCCAGAAATTTCCCCGGACAGAAACGACGGTACTGATAGCGGGATGGGTACCGGCCAGCGAAGTGGCGGTTGTAAAACGGCATATGGAAGAGATTACCGGCGGCCGGTATGTGCTTGAGGCCACTCCCCCTGACGATTCAACCGGTGAAGAGGTGCCCGTGTTGCTCCGGCACTCGTGGCTTTTACGCCCCTTCGAGATGCTGGTATCAGCCTATGGTCTTCCGAACTACCGGGAGCTGGAGCCCACGCTGTTTGTCGCCCTCAGCTACATAGTAATGTTCGGCATGATGTTCGGTGATGTGGGGCACGGAGCGGTCCTTGCCGCCTGCGGCCTGATCGCCCTTATCAGGGCCGGACGATCCGAAAAGGTGCAGGACATCGGCGTGCTCCTTATCTCTGCGGGACTGTCCAGCATCATCTTCGGCGCGGTGTACGGGAGTTACTTCGGCATCGAAACGCTCAAGAAATACGCGCTCTGGCATGACCCCCTGGAAGGCGATCCCATACAACTGATGTACGGCGCTATCGGCATCGGTATAGCGCTGATCAGCATCGGGCTCATACTGAATGTCGTCAATCTATTTCGAAAAGGCGATATCATCGGGGGGATCCTCGACAAGTTCGGCCTCATAGGCCTCTTGTTCTATTGGGGTACGCTGGTTCTCCTGATCTATGGGGCGACCATCCGGTCGTGGGGACTCATGGGCATATGCACCATCCTTTTTCTCGCGGTACCCATCATAGGCTGGTCTGTCAAGGAACCGATAGAGCATCTCATGAGGAGCAAGGCCGGTGGGCACGGTGGTGCACACGGCGGAATGGGAGGGGCTATTATCGAATCGTGCGTCGGTGCCTTTGAGGCCATTCTCAGTTATCTTGCGAACACCATAAGCTTTGTGCGTCTTGCGGCCTATGCCATGAGCCACGCGGCGCTGCTCTTCGCCGCTTTTATGGTGGCCGGGGAGGTCAGAGGTTCTGCCGGGGGCAGCGTATGGAGTCCGTTGGTCATTATCTTCGGGAACCTTATAGCCATTGTCCTGGAGGGGGTCATTGCTTCGGTACAGGCGCTGCGTCTCGAATATTATGAGTTCTTTGGAAAGTTTTTTTCCGGCGGCGGTGAACCATTTGAGCCGTTCCGTCTGACCCCGGGCGGTGTAGAAGACAAACCTCGTTAGGCGTAAGGGAGGATACGTTCAATGTTCAATGTTCAATGTTCAATGTTAAGACCAAATAGACCAGAGAAACTATATAAACTCAAGGAACGCAACAAACACTATAAACGGGATACCGGAGAGCGTAACACAATCTTAGAAAATATTGGAGGTGTAATATGACCAAGTTGTTATTTCGGCGAATTGGGCTAATCAATGCGGTTCTGATGGGGATGATACTGCCTGGTGCTGTAGTTTTAGCGGCAGAAACTGCGCATGGCGGCGGTGCCCCTACTGACACGATATCAGTGTACAGAGCCATCGGCTTGGGCGCGGCTGCAGCTTTTGCCATCGCCATAAGCGTTCTCGGCGCAGGCGCCGCCGTAGGAAGGATAGGGTCAGCGGCGCTCGGTGCGGCGGCGGAGAAACCGGAGCTTTTGACCCGCAGTATCCTCTTCGTGGCATTGGCAGAGGGACTTGCAGTGCTGGGCTTTGCTATCGCTATGATGCTGATACAAAAGATATAAGGGGCCTATCGTGAAGTTTTATTGTATTGCCGACGAGGACACAGCGCGAGGTTTCCGTTTGGCAGGCATAAACGCGCGGGTTGTAGTAACGGCAGAGGAGGCTCGGTCCGCTATCGATGAAACGACAGAGCGACCTGACTGCGGGGTGATCATCATCACCGAAAAGGTGGCAGCATGGATCAGGCCACAGGTGGAGATGATCCGACTGGAGAGGGAACGGCCGCTGATCGTTGAGATACCCGGGCCGGAAGGACCACTGCCAGGGCGTAAGAGCCTGCGTGAATTCGTAGAGGAAGCTGTGGGAGTGAGTGTTGGTTAAGGGGGTATATGGATGACGACGGATCAAAGCTCTACCGAAAAATTGCGTGAAGAGATCCTGGCAGATGCCGGGAGAGAGGCTGAAAAAATTGTCATTCGCGCGAAACAGGACGCGGAAGCTCTTCTGACCAGCGCTGCCGCAGAAGCGGACCGGTTGAGGCAGGAGCGGCTTGATCATGCCCGTACAGAGGCTGCTCACCAGAGTGAGATGATCCTGGCCACGGTTCCCGTCGAGATCGACCGGTTGCGCGCGGCCCGAGTTGAAGCGTTGCTCGCGACAATATACGAAGAAGCGAGTGAACAATTGATGGCCCGAGAAGGTTTTGAATATCGCGAGACCGTGATCGCCCTTGCAGCTCATCCGATACGCCAGATGGAAGGCGATGCCTTTGTCGTGAAGTTGTCAGGCGCAGACCAGGCCATCCTGGGCGGTGCCCTGGCGGAGGAGATCGCTGGCAGAGTCGGGCGGCCGGTAAGCATCACGATCGCGAACGCACCGGACACTTCAGAAGGCGGCGTTATCGTTGAGGATGGAGAAGCTCGCCAGGTGTGGGATAACCGCTTTTTGAAGAGGTTGGAACGGTTATGGCCGGAACTGAGGCGACAGATAGCAATGCAGGCGAACTTTGTCCCGAAAACAGGATCAGGAGGAAATAACCCATGACCATTGCTTCCATGACTACTGAACCTATGGCAATCCGCATCAGCGGGCCCATTGTGACCGCCGCGGGCATGTACGCGGCACAGATGTATGAAGTTGTGCAGGTAGGCAGCCTGGGCTTGGTGGGAGAGGTGGTGAAGCTGGTTGGCGATCATGCCACCATTCAAGTGTATGAGGATACCACTATGATAAAGCCCGGAGCGCCAATTCGGTGCACGGGTGCGCCTCTATCCGTGTGGCTTGGCCCCGGGCTCGTTGGCAACATTTATGACGGTATACAGCGCCCGTTGCCCGGTATCCAGGCTCGTAGCGGCGCCTGGATACGGCGTGGCGAAAAGGTGGATCCTCTGGATACAGAGAAACTCTGGACCTTCGAGCCCCTTGTAAAACCCGGTGAGGTGGTAGCGGAAGGCCAGGCCATAGGCAAGGTCGTTGAGACGCCGCTGGTCGATCATCTGATCATGGTACCGCCGGAACTTTCCGGCACGGTCCGTTCCATTGTCGATAAGGGGAATTATAAAATTGTCGACACTGTGGCCGTTGTGGAAACAACAACAGGACAGCATGATATCACGATGCTTCAGCGATGGCCGGTGCGGGTGCCGCGTCCCATTCGCCAACGGTTGCGTATCACCGAACCGCTGATCACGGGGCAGCGCATCATTGACACCTTCTTCCCCATCGGCAAGGGCGGTGCCGCTGCAATCCCGGGAGGATTCGGCACGGGAAAGACGATCACCCAGCACCAGCTCGCGAAATGGTCTGATGCCGATATCATTGTGTTCATCGGTTGCGGGGAACGGGGTAATGAAATGACTGAGGTCCTCCGTGAGTTTCCGGAACTGAAAGATCCCCGTTCCGGCAGACCCCTGATGGAACGGACCATCCTCATTGCAAACACCTCGAACATGCCCGTGGCGGCCCGGGAAGTATCAATTTATACAGGCATTACCCTGGCGGAGTATTACAGGGACATGGGCCGATCCGTGGCGGTCTTTGCCGACTCGACGAGCCGTTGGGCGGAGGCCCTGCGCGAACTGGCGGCAAGGTTGGAAGAGATGCCCGCGGAAGAAGGCTTCCCGGCATCGTTGCCCACCCGGCTCGCGCAGTTTTATGAGCGCGGCGGTGCTGTTACCACCCTGGCTGGCGATCGGGCTTCGGTAAGCATCGTCGGAGCGGTTAGCCCGCCCGGCGGCGACTTTTCCGAACCTGTCACCCAGCACACGCGGCGTTTTATCCGCTGTTTTTGGGCACTTGATACAGAGCTGGCCAATGCGCGGCATTACCCTTCGATCCATTGGCTGCACTCGTACTCGGAGTACGTGGAAGATGTGGATCTCTGGTGGAAGAAAGAAGCTCCCGACTGGGTCGAGTTGCGCACGGAAGCACTGACGCTGCTCCAGCGGGAAGAACGTCTCCAGCAGATCGTTCAACTCGTGGGGCCGGATGTCCTGCCCGACGGGCAACGCTTGATCCTTTTTATTGCCGAGATCATGAAAGACGGTTTTCTCGCCCAAAGCGCCTTTGACGAAAACGATATGTACTGTGCGCCGGAACGGCAGGTCGCCCTTCTGCGTATCATACTTACCTTCTATCACAGGGGCCGTGACTTGATCCAGGGAGGGGTTCCGCTAATGCGAATCCGTTCTTTAAACTGTGTACCACAGATAATGCGGGCGAAGTCGGCTTTCGGCAACGATGAACTCGAAAAACTTGAGGAACTGAAACAGATGATCGCGGAAGAGACGGA from Syntrophorhabdaceae bacterium encodes:
- a CDS encoding V-type ATPase 116kDa subunit family protein — its product is MMRVHAIVLARDERKMLKGLGALGAVHLTRTRSDPDTALFAPTDFTGELTRYDRIRTRIQALRQSLEIVPLSNRQRERREEGLTQAPLPAMTADEAEATLFSIEQRSSGLLEDRQSLIQRQKELTVMYERVSPYRGFEIPLTGLDEYSFLHFVTGSLPEQNLEGLEKEVGDNVALLPLTRQKGQQRFFAITTRLGQPALEKALQQAGFQREMLPVVKGSTVDRTSEEAQREQEQLKAELEQLNGKLKTIAAELAPTLAEIEEFADMECQLLEASQKFPRTETTVLIAGWVPASEVAVVKRHMEEITGGRYVLEATPPDDSTGEEVPVLLRHSWLLRPFEMLVSAYGLPNYRELEPTLFVALSYIVMFGMMFGDVGHGAVLAACGLIALIRAGRSEKVQDIGVLLISAGLSSIIFGAVYGSYFGIETLKKYALWHDPLEGDPIQLMYGAIGIGIALISIGLILNVVNLFRKGDIIGGILDKFGLIGLLFYWGTLVLLIYGATIRSWGLMGICTILFLAVPIIGWSVKEPIEHLMRSKAGGHGGAHGGMGGAIIESCVGAFEAILSYLANTISFVRLAAYAMSHAALLFAAFMVAGEVRGSAGGSVWSPLVIIFGNLIAIVLEGVIASVQALRLEYYEFFGKFFSGGGEPFEPFRLTPGGVEDKPR
- a CDS encoding ATP synthase subunit C, which encodes MILPGAVVLAAETAHGGGAPTDTISVYRAIGLGAAAAFAIAISVLGAGAAVGRIGSAALGAAAEKPELLTRSILFVALAEGLAVLGFAIAMMLIQKI
- a CDS encoding V-type ATP synthase subunit F, which translates into the protein MKFYCIADEDTARGFRLAGINARVVVTAEEARSAIDETTERPDCGVIIITEKVAAWIRPQVEMIRLERERPLIVEIPGPEGPLPGRKSLREFVEEAVGVSVG
- a CDS encoding V-type ATP synthase subunit E family protein → MTTDQSSTEKLREEILADAGREAEKIVIRAKQDAEALLTSAAAEADRLRQERLDHARTEAAHQSEMILATVPVEIDRLRAARVEALLATIYEEASEQLMAREGFEYRETVIALAAHPIRQMEGDAFVVKLSGADQAILGGALAEEIAGRVGRPVSITIANAPDTSEGGVIVEDGEARQVWDNRFLKRLERLWPELRRQIAMQANFVPKTGSGGNNP
- a CDS encoding V-type ATP synthase subunit A, coding for MTIASMTTEPMAIRISGPIVTAAGMYAAQMYEVVQVGSLGLVGEVVKLVGDHATIQVYEDTTMIKPGAPIRCTGAPLSVWLGPGLVGNIYDGIQRPLPGIQARSGAWIRRGEKVDPLDTEKLWTFEPLVKPGEVVAEGQAIGKVVETPLVDHLIMVPPELSGTVRSIVDKGNYKIVDTVAVVETTTGQHDITMLQRWPVRVPRPIRQRLRITEPLITGQRIIDTFFPIGKGGAAAIPGGFGTGKTITQHQLAKWSDADIIVFIGCGERGNEMTEVLREFPELKDPRSGRPLMERTILIANTSNMPVAAREVSIYTGITLAEYYRDMGRSVAVFADSTSRWAEALRELAARLEEMPAEEGFPASLPTRLAQFYERGGAVTTLAGDRASVSIVGAVSPPGGDFSEPVTQHTRRFIRCFWALDTELANARHYPSIHWLHSYSEYVEDVDLWWKKEAPDWVELRTEALTLLQREERLQQIVQLVGPDVLPDGQRLILFIAEIMKDGFLAQSAFDENDMYCAPERQVALLRIILTFYHRGRDLIQGGVPLMRIRSLNCVPQIMRAKSAFGNDELEKLEELKQMIAEETEALAKEYTKEGTLPCTPPST